TGTTCTGGCTGAGTACATTGGTTATTCTGTTTAGCAGCATCACTTTGCACGAGGCAAATCTGGCCTTTACAAATGAACGGTTTCTACATTACAGGGTGTTTCTGGGCGCAACGCTGCTGCTGGGTTTCATGTTCATCCTGCTACAAGCCGGCGGATGGATGGAAATGATCAATACCGGTATTTTCAGCGGGATTAATACTTCCGAGGGATTTATCTATTTGTTGACAGGCCTGCACTTACTGCACATTCTCGTAGGCGTTGGATACCTGATTTACCTTTTCAGAAAGGCCGTCAGGAACAGGACATATGTTGATTCTTTTGTTTACAGTGTTAACCCGCCTAATCGGCTTCGGATCAAGCTTTTCACCCGTTACTGGCATTTTACCGGCGCGCTCTGGCTGGTAGTTTTTGTCTTCCTGATACTACTCTACTAGTCAAACTTTACTTGTGAACAGCTCATCATTGAAATGTTTACAAATCAGTTTTTGACTTTCAGCAGGATTTCTTCGAATGTTTTCGGAAGCGGCTATTTCTTTAGAATCCTGAATTCAACACGACGGTTCATCTGCTGACCT
The genomic region above belongs to Dyadobacter pollutisoli and contains:
- a CDS encoding cytochrome c oxidase subunit 3 codes for the protein MIRIEDREMSPKHTTKLKENPFTKRREPLGFMLWLAVAGSSLLFTSIFVIFLVRTHRETGHLIALPDMFWLSTLVILFSSITLHEANLAFTNERFLHYRVFLGATLLLGFMFILLQAGGWMEMINTGIFSGINTSEGFIYLLTGLHLLHILVGVGYLIYLFRKAVRNRTYVDSFVYSVNPPNRLRIKLFTRYWHFTGALWLVVFVFLILLY